Proteins from one Streptococcus mitis B6 genomic window:
- a CDS encoding DUF4160 domain-containing protein — translation MSIKHGIEIRPNEHNHKGQKEHIHFYIHGEEVGSMFLNGELRDGKAKAKDLKMIRQYVLENAVELQALWNEYQKSAY, via the coding sequence TTGAGTATAAAGCATGGTATTGAAATTCGTCCTAACGAACATAACCATAAGGGTCAAAAAGAGCATATCCACTTTTATATCCACGGAGAAGAAGTGGGTTCAATGTTTCTGAACGGTGAACTGAGAGATGGTAAAGCAAAAGCAAAAGACCTAAAAATGATAAGGCAATATGTCTTAGAAAATGCAGTTGAACTTCAGGCTTTATGGAATGAATACCAAAAGAGTGCATATTAA
- the gatC gene encoding Asp-tRNA(Asn)/Glu-tRNA(Gln) amidotransferase subunit GatC, whose translation MKITQEEVTHVANLSKLRFSEEETAAFATTLSKIVDMVELLGEVDTTGVAPTTTMADRKTVLRPDVAEEGTDRNRLFKNVPEKDNYYIKVPAILDDGGDA comes from the coding sequence ATGAAAATTACGCAAGAAGAGGTAACACACGTTGCCAATCTTTCAAAATTAAGATTCTCTGAAGAAGAAACTGCTGCCTTTGCGACTACCTTGTCTAAGATTGTTGACATGGTTGAATTGCTGGGCGAAGTTGACACTACTGGTGTCGCACCTACTACGACTATGGCTGACCGTAAGACCGTACTCCGCCCTGATGTGGCCGAAGAAGGAACAGACCGTAATCGCTTGTTTAAAAACGTACCTGAAAAAGACAACTACTATATCAAGGTACCAGCTATCCTAGACGATGGAGGAGATGCCTAA
- the gatA gene encoding Asp-tRNA(Asn)/Glu-tRNA(Gln) amidotransferase subunit GatA — protein MTFNNKTIEDLHNLLVSKEISATELTQATLEDIKSRETAINAFITIAEEQALAQAKAIDEAGIDADNVLSGIPLAVKDNISTNSILTTAASKMLYNYEPIFDATAVANAKTKGMIVVGKTNMDEFAMGGSGETSHYGATKNAWDHSKVPGGSSSGSAAAVASGQVRLSLGSDTGGSIRQPAAFNGIVGLKPTYGTVSRFGLIAFGSSLDQIGPFAPTVKENALLLNAIASEDAKDSTSAPVRIADFTSKIGQDIKGMKIALPKEYLGEGIDPEVKETILNAAKHFEKLGAIVEEVSLPHSKYGVAVYYIIASSEASSNLQRFDGIRYGYRAEDATNLDEIYVNSRSQGFGEEVKRRIMLGTFSLSSGYYDAYYKKAGQVRTLIIQDFEKVFADYDLILGPTAPSVAYDLDSLNHDPVAMYLADLLTIPVNLAGLPGISIPAGFSQGLPVGLQLIGPKYSEETIYQAAAAFEATTDYHKQQPVIFGGDN, from the coding sequence ATGACTTTCAACAATAAAACCATTGAAGACTTGCACAATCTCCTTGTCTCTAAGGAAATTTCTGCAACAGAATTAACCCAAGCTACGCTTGAAGATATCAAGTCTCGCGAGACAGCTATCAACGCTTTTATCACCATCGCTGAGGAGCAAGCCCTTGCGCAAGCTAAGGCTATTGATGAAGCTGGAATTGATGCTGATAATGTCCTCTCAGGAATTCCATTGGCTGTTAAGGATAACATCTCTACAAACAGTATTCTCACAACCGCTGCCTCAAAAATGCTCTACAACTACGAGCCAATCTTTGATGCGACTGCGGTTGCCAATGCAAAAACCAAGGGTATGATTGTCGTTGGAAAAACCAACATGGACGAATTTGCCATGGGTGGATCAGGTGAAACTTCACACTACGGCGCTACTAAAAATGCTTGGGACCACAGCAAGGTTCCTGGTGGCTCATCAAGTGGTTCTGCTGCAGCTGTAGCTTCAGGACAAGTCCGCTTGTCACTTGGTTCTGATACTGGTGGTTCTATCCGCCAACCAGCTGCCTTCAACGGGATCGTTGGTCTCAAACCAACCTACGGAACAGTTTCTCGTTTTGGTCTCATTGCCTTTGGTAGCTCATTAGACCAGATTGGACCTTTTGCACCAACTGTTAAGGAAAATGCTCTCTTGCTCAATGCTATTGCCAGCGAAGACGCTAAAGACTCTACTTCTGCTCCTGTCCGCATCGCCGACTTTACTTCAAAAATCGGCCAAGACATCAAGGGTATGAAAATTGCTTTACCTAAGGAATACCTTGGTGAAGGAATTGACCCAGAAGTTAAGGAAACCATTCTGAATGCTGCCAAACACTTTGAAAAACTGGGTGCCATCGTTGAAGAAGTCAGCCTGCCTCACTCAAAATACGGTGTTGCCGTATACTACATCATCGCTTCATCAGAAGCTTCATCAAACTTGCAACGCTTTGACGGTATCCGTTATGGCTACCGCGCAGAGGATGCAACCAACCTTGATGAAATCTATGTAAACAGCCGTAGCCAAGGTTTCGGTGAAGAAGTGAAACGCCGTATCATGCTAGGTACATTCAGTCTTTCATCAGGTTACTACGATGCTTACTACAAGAAAGCTGGTCAGGTCCGTACCCTCATCATCCAAGATTTCGAAAAAGTCTTTGCGGATTACGATTTGATTTTGGGTCCAACTGCTCCAAGTGTTGCCTATGACTTGGATTCGCTCAACCATGACCCAGTTGCCATGTACTTGGCTGACCTATTGACCATCCCAGTCAACTTAGCTGGTCTCCCAGGAATTTCGATTCCAGCCGGATTCTCTCAAGGCCTACCTGTCGGACTCCAATTGATTGGTCCTAAGTACTCAGAAGAAACCATTTACCAAGCTGCCGCTGCTTTTGAAGCAACAACAGACTACCACAAACAACAACCCGTGATTTTTGGAGGTGATAACTAA
- the gatB gene encoding Asp-tRNA(Asn)/Glu-tRNA(Gln) amidotransferase subunit GatB — protein MNFETVIGLEVHVELNTNSKIFSPTSAHFGNDQNANTNVIDWSFPGVLPVLNKGVVDAGIKAALALNMDIHKKMHFDRKNYFYPDNPKAYQISQFDEPIGYNGWIEVELEDGTTKKIGIERAHLEEDAGKNTHGTDGYSYVDLNRQGVPLIEIVSEADMRSPEEAYAYLTALKEVIQYAGISDVKMEEGSMRVDANISLRPYGQEKFGTKTELKNLNSFSNVRKGLEYEVQRQAEILRSGGQIRQETRRYDEANKATILMRVKEGAADYRYFPEPDLPLFEISDEWIEEMRTELPEFPKKRRARYVSELGLSDYDASQLTANKVTSDFFEKAVALGGDAKQVSNWLQGEVAQFLNAEGKTLEQIELTPENLVEMIAIIEDGTISSKIAKKVFVHLAKNGGGAREYVEKAGMVQISDPAVLIPIIHQVFDDNEAAVADFKSGKRNADKAFTGFLMKATKGQANPQVALKLLAQELAKLKEDE, from the coding sequence ATGAACTTTGAAACAGTCATTGGACTTGAAGTCCACGTAGAGCTCAACACCAATTCAAAAATCTTCTCACCCACTTCTGCCCACTTCGGAAATGACCAAAATGCCAATACAAATGTGATTGACTGGTCTTTCCCAGGAGTTCTGCCAGTTCTCAATAAAGGTGTTGTCGATGCCGGTATCAAGGCTGCTCTTGCCCTCAACATGGACATCCACAAAAAGATGCACTTTGACCGCAAGAACTACTTCTACCCTGATAATCCCAAAGCCTACCAAATTTCTCAGTTTGATGAGCCAATCGGCTATAACGGTTGGATTGAAGTCGAGCTAGAAGACGGTACAACTAAGAAAATCGGTATCGAACGTGCCCACCTAGAAGAAGACGCTGGTAAAAATACCCACGGTACAGATGGCTACTCTTATGTTGACCTCAACCGCCAAGGGGTGCCATTGATTGAGATTGTATCTGAAGCTGACATGCGTTCTCCTGAAGAAGCCTATGCTTATCTAACAGCCCTCAAGGAAGTTATCCAGTACGCTGGCATTTCTGACGTTAAGATGGAAGAAGGTTCTATGCGTGTGGATGCCAATATCTCCCTTCGCCCTTATGGTCAAGAAAAATTCGGCACCAAAACTGAGTTGAAGAACCTCAACTCCTTCTCAAACGTTCGCAAAGGTCTTGAATACGAAGTTCAACGTCAAGCTGAAATCCTTCGCTCAGGTGGTCAAATCCGCCAAGAGACACGCCGTTATGACGAAGCTAACAAGGCAACCATCCTCATGCGTGTCAAGGAAGGGGCTGCAGACTACCGCTACTTCCCAGAACCAGACCTACCCCTCTTTGAAATCTCAGATGAGTGGATCGAGGAAATGCGTACAGAGTTACCAGAGTTTCCAAAAAAACGCCGTGCACGTTATGTATCTGAACTTGGATTATCAGACTACGATGCTAGCCAGTTGACTGCTAACAAAGTCACATCTGACTTCTTTGAGAAAGCTGTCGCCCTCGGTGGTGATGCAAAACAAGTCTCTAACTGGCTCCAAGGCGAAGTCGCTCAATTCTTGAACGCTGAAGGCAAGACACTGGAACAAATCGAATTGACACCAGAAAACTTGGTTGAAATGATTGCCATCATCGAAGACGGCACTATCTCTTCTAAGATTGCCAAGAAAGTCTTTGTCCATCTAGCCAAAAATGGCGGTGGAGCGCGTGAATACGTGGAAAAAGCAGGTATGGTCCAAATCTCAGATCCAGCTGTCTTGATTCCAATTATCCACCAAGTCTTTGACGATAACGAAGCCGCAGTTGCCGACTTCAAGTCAGGCAAACGGAATGCAGATAAGGCCTTTACAGGCTTCCTCATGAAAGCAACCAAAGGCCAAGCCAACCCACAAGTCGCCCTTAAACTACTTGCACAAGAATTAGCGAAGTTGAAAGAAGATGAATAA
- the efp gene encoding elongation factor P yields MIEASKLKAGMTFETADGKLIRVLEASHHKPGKGNTIMRMKLRDVRTGSTFDTSYRPEEKFEQAIIETVPAQYLYKMDETAYFMNTETYDQYEIPVVNVENELLYILENSDVKIQFYGTEVIGVTVPTTVELTVAETQPSIKGATVTGSGKPATMETGLVVNVPDFIEAGQKLIINTAEGTYVSRA; encoded by the coding sequence ATGATTGAAGCAAGCAAATTGAAAGCTGGTATGACATTTGAAACTGCAGACGGAAAATTGATCCGCGTTTTGGAAGCTAGCCACCACAAACCAGGTAAAGGAAACACAATCATGCGTATGAAATTGCGTGATGTCCGTACTGGTTCTACATTTGACACAAGCTACCGTCCAGAAGAAAAATTCGAACAAGCTATTATCGAAACTGTTCCAGCTCAATACTTGTACAAAATGGATGAAACTGCCTACTTCATGAACACTGAAACTTACGACCAATACGAAATCCCAGTCGTAAACGTTGAAAATGAATTGCTTTACATCCTTGAAAACTCTGATGTGAAAATCCAATTCTACGGAACTGAAGTGATCGGTGTAACTGTACCAACTACTGTTGAATTGACAGTTGCTGAAACACAACCATCTATCAAAGGTGCTACTGTTACAGGTTCTGGTAAACCAGCGACTATGGAAACTGGACTTGTTGTCAACGTTCCTGACTTCATCGAAGCTGGACAAAAATTGATCATCAACACTGCAGAAGGAACTTACGTTTCTCGTGCCTAA
- a CDS encoding Asp23/Gls24 family envelope stress response protein, whose product MGIEEQFGEIVIAPRVLEKIIAIATAKVDGVHSFSNKSVSDTLSKLSLGRGVYLKESNEELTADIYLYLEYGVKVPKVALAIQKAVKDAVRDMADVELAAVNIHVAGIVPDKTPKPELKDLFNEDFLND is encoded by the coding sequence ATGGGAATTGAAGAACAATTTGGCGAAATCGTTATCGCTCCACGTGTACTTGAAAAAATCATTGCCATCGCAACCGCTAAAGTTGATGGTGTCCACTCATTTTCAAATAAATCCGTATCTGATACCCTATCAAAACTCTCTCTTGGTCGTGGCGTCTACTTAAAAGAAAGCAACGAAGAACTAACTGCTGACATCTACCTCTATCTTGAGTACGGTGTGAAAGTACCAAAAGTGGCTCTTGCTATTCAAAAAGCAGTCAAAGATGCTGTCCGTGATATGGCTGATGTGGAACTTGCTGCTGTCAACATCCATGTTGCAGGAATCGTTCCAGATAAAACACCAAAACCTGAGTTGAAAGATCTATTTAACGAGGACTTCCTCAATGACTAG
- the nusB gene encoding transcription antitermination factor NusB, whose translation MTSPLLESRRELRKCAFQALMSLEFDTDVETACHFAYTHDREDADVQIPAFLLNLVSGVQTQKDELDKQINQHLKPGWTVERLTLVEKNLLRLGIFEITSFDTPQLVAVNEAIELAKNFSDQKSARFINGLLSQFVTEE comes from the coding sequence ATGACTAGTCCATTATTAGAATCTAGACGTGAACTTCGTAAATGCGCTTTTCAAGCTCTTATGAGCCTTGAATTTGACACAGATGTGGAAACAGCTTGTCACTTTGCCTACACGCATGATCGTGAAGATGCAGATGTGCAAATCCCAGCCTTTCTTCTGAACTTGGTTTCTGGTGTTCAAACTCAAAAAGATGAGTTGGATAAACAAATCAACCAGCACCTCAAGCCAGGCTGGACAGTTGAACGTTTGACCTTGGTCGAAAAAAACTTACTACGCTTGGGAATCTTTGAAATCACATCATTTGATACACCTCAGCTGGTAGCAGTCAATGAAGCCATTGAACTCGCTAAGAATTTTTCAGATCAAAAATCAGCCCGCTTTATCAACGGACTGCTCAGTCAATTTGTGACTGAAGAATAG
- a CDS encoding CPBP family intramembrane glutamic endopeptidase translates to MKKLGHLGVYILLVFLSVYLPELGVVQITKFLGWGIDGYSVISLVWELVLVVLFVCWLKKKEMLYIFEKKGSKKSRFFYLVVGLVATYFVRQLVDAFQIQYHYLVDNKYIFQDLLSILYSNRQPTFLSTVLSFSLTVVVAPISEELIDRGYFMNTFFHQSKYYLDVILSALIFGLSHLILTHRDPISLIIYILVGLFFVLVYRWTKNLKITILCHSFFNFLIYAKPIWIFVYNYVYYHFLR, encoded by the coding sequence ATGAAAAAACTAGGGCATTTAGGAGTATATATCTTACTGGTATTTCTATCAGTTTATCTACCAGAGTTAGGTGTTGTGCAAATCACTAAGTTTTTAGGATGGGGGATAGATGGCTATTCTGTCATTTCACTTGTTTGGGAACTAGTTCTTGTAGTCTTATTTGTCTGCTGGTTGAAAAAGAAAGAGATGCTCTATATTTTTGAGAAAAAGGGTTCAAAGAAGTCAAGATTCTTTTACCTTGTAGTTGGTCTAGTGGCTACTTATTTTGTTCGTCAATTGGTGGATGCTTTTCAGATACAGTATCACTATTTGGTTGATAACAAGTATATCTTTCAAGACCTTCTTTCGATTCTATACTCCAATAGGCAACCAACTTTTCTATCAACTGTTCTCAGTTTTAGTTTAACAGTAGTCGTCGCACCTATATCAGAGGAACTAATTGATAGAGGGTATTTTATGAATACCTTTTTCCACCAGTCCAAGTACTATCTGGATGTTATTCTATCTGCTCTTATCTTTGGACTTAGTCATTTGATCCTAACTCACCGAGATCCTATCAGTTTGATTATTTATATTCTTGTTGGTCTTTTCTTTGTTCTAGTATATCGATGGACAAAGAACTTAAAAATCACCATCCTGTGCCATAGTTTTTTTAACTTTCTCATTTATGCAAAACCCATCTGGATTTTTGTTTATAATTATGTCTATTACCACTTTTTAAGATAG